The following proteins come from a genomic window of Gordonia westfalica:
- the gltB gene encoding glutamate synthase large subunit, giving the protein MKQAPGPVGLYDPRNEHDSCGVAFVVDMHGRRSRDIVDKAIMALVNLEHRGAAGAEPNTGDGAGIMIQVPDRFLRETVDFELPAEGSYATGIAFLPQGSEDARLACEGVEKVIESEGLTLLGWREVPTNENSLGALARDAMPTFRQVFIAGAEGMELERRAYVVRKRVQYELGNKGAGADGPGRETVYFPSLSGRTFVYKGMLTTPQLREFYVDLQDSRVESSLGLVHSRFSTNTFPSWPLAHPFRRVAHNGEINTVTGNENWMRAREALIDTEAFGPDAASKIFPVCTPGASDTARFDEVLELLHLGGRSLPHAVLMMIPEAWERHESMKPEHRAFYRYHSALMEPWDGPASVCFTDGNVVGAVLDRNGLRPSRIWVTKDGLVVMASEVGVLDIDHSDVVQKMRLQPGRMFLVDTAAGRIVDDEEIKDELAAEHPYAEWLEKGLVAVDDIEAAPHVHMPHDRVALRQQVFGYTTEELNLLVAPMAKTGAEALGSMGTDTPIAVLSQRPRMLFDYFQQLFAQVTNPPLDAIREEVVTSVGSTIGSEADLLHPTAESCRQIALPQPVIDNDTLAKLVEINGNDALPGFRSVHIHGLYPVAEGGAGLRKALDEIRAKASAAIEDGANLIVLSDRESDETYAPIPSLLLTAAVHHHLVRERKRTRAGLIVESGDCREVHHVATLVGFGAAAVNPYMAFESIEDMVERGVLGDIDFATARKNYIKAAAKGVLKVMSKMGISTIASYTGAQLFQVIGLSQETVDEFFTGLNSQLDGIGLDEIAADVAVRHALAFSERPSERAHRELEVGGEYQWRREGEYHLFNPDTVFKLQHATRTGQYKVFKEYTKLVDDQSAKMASLRGLFDFNFGDRDPIPIEKVEPASEIVKRFSTGAMSFGSISAEAHETLAIAMNRLGGRSNSGEGGEDPRRFHHDENGDWRRSAIKQVASGRFGVTSHYLSNCTDIQIKMAQGAKPGEGGQLPPHKVYPWVAEVRGSTPGVGLISPPPHHDIYSIEDLAQLIHDLKNANPKARIHVKLVSEVGVGTVAAGVSKAHADVVLISGHDGGTGATPLTSVKHAGAPWEIGLAETQQTLLLNGLRDRIVVQVDGQLKTGRDVVVAALLGGEEFGFATAPLVVAGCVMMRVCHLDTCPVGVATQNPLLRERFAGKPEFVENFFMYIAEEVRELLARLGFRTLQDAVGHVEALDTTKALAHWKSEKAGKLDLSSILTMPESPFMNQDLYCSGVQDHALEKALDQQLIAQSREAIDHGTRVSFTSKITNVNRTVGTMLGHEVTKAYGAQGLPDGTIIVDFTGSAGNSFGAFVPKGITLRLEGDANDFVGKGLSGGRLVVRPARNAPAEFVAENNIIAGNVIGFGATSGKIFLRGIVGERFCVRNSGVTAVVEGVGDHGCEYMTGGRVVVLGETGRNFAAGMSGGMAFVYDPDNKLADNLNTELVDLEPLTDEDVEFLAAAIDEHRAETESPVAAALLDDWETAQTKFAKVMPRDYKRVLLAISDAEKSGRDVNEAIMEAARG; this is encoded by the coding sequence ATGAAGCAGGCTCCGGGACCGGTGGGTCTCTACGACCCACGCAACGAGCACGACTCGTGCGGCGTGGCGTTCGTCGTAGACATGCACGGACGACGCAGTCGCGACATCGTCGACAAGGCGATCATGGCCCTGGTCAACCTCGAGCACCGCGGTGCCGCGGGTGCCGAACCGAACACCGGTGACGGCGCCGGGATCATGATCCAGGTTCCCGACCGTTTCCTGCGTGAGACGGTCGACTTCGAGCTGCCCGCCGAGGGCAGCTACGCGACGGGTATCGCCTTCCTGCCGCAGGGCTCCGAGGACGCCCGCCTGGCCTGCGAGGGCGTCGAGAAGGTCATCGAGTCCGAGGGTCTGACCCTGCTCGGCTGGCGCGAGGTGCCCACCAACGAGAACTCGCTCGGTGCGCTCGCCCGCGACGCGATGCCCACCTTCCGCCAGGTCTTCATCGCCGGCGCCGAGGGCATGGAACTCGAGCGCCGCGCGTACGTGGTGCGCAAGCGCGTCCAGTACGAGCTCGGCAACAAGGGCGCCGGCGCCGACGGCCCCGGTCGCGAGACCGTCTACTTCCCGAGCCTGTCGGGCCGCACCTTCGTCTACAAGGGCATGCTGACGACCCCGCAGCTGCGGGAGTTCTACGTCGATCTGCAGGACTCGCGCGTCGAGAGCTCGCTGGGCCTCGTCCACTCGCGCTTCTCCACCAACACCTTCCCGTCGTGGCCGCTCGCGCACCCGTTCCGTCGCGTCGCCCACAACGGTGAGATCAACACCGTCACCGGCAACGAGAACTGGATGCGTGCCCGCGAGGCGCTCATCGACACCGAGGCCTTCGGTCCCGACGCCGCGTCGAAGATCTTCCCGGTCTGCACCCCCGGTGCGTCGGACACCGCACGTTTCGACGAGGTGCTCGAACTGCTGCACCTCGGCGGACGCAGCCTGCCGCACGCGGTCCTGATGATGATCCCGGAGGCCTGGGAGCGTCATGAGTCGATGAAGCCCGAGCACCGCGCGTTCTACCGCTACCACTCGGCGCTCATGGAGCCGTGGGACGGCCCGGCGTCGGTGTGCTTCACCGACGGCAACGTCGTCGGCGCCGTGCTCGACCGGAACGGTCTGCGCCCCAGCCGCATCTGGGTCACCAAGGACGGCCTCGTCGTGATGGCCTCCGAGGTCGGCGTCCTCGACATCGACCACTCCGACGTCGTACAGAAGATGCGTCTGCAGCCGGGCCGCATGTTCCTCGTGGACACCGCGGCGGGCCGCATCGTCGACGACGAGGAGATCAAGGACGAACTGGCCGCCGAGCACCCGTACGCGGAGTGGCTCGAGAAGGGCCTCGTCGCCGTCGACGACATCGAGGCGGCCCCGCACGTGCACATGCCGCACGACCGGGTCGCGTTGCGCCAGCAGGTGTTCGGCTACACCACCGAGGAACTGAACCTCCTGGTCGCGCCGATGGCCAAGACCGGCGCCGAGGCACTCGGTTCGATGGGCACCGACACGCCGATCGCCGTGCTCTCCCAGCGACCCCGCATGCTGTTCGACTACTTCCAGCAGCTGTTCGCACAGGTCACCAACCCGCCGCTCGACGCCATCCGCGAGGAGGTCGTCACCAGCGTCGGATCGACCATCGGTTCCGAGGCCGACCTGCTGCACCCGACCGCCGAGTCGTGCCGTCAGATCGCGCTGCCGCAGCCGGTCATCGACAACGACACGCTGGCAAAGCTGGTGGAGATCAACGGCAACGACGCCTTGCCGGGCTTCCGCAGCGTCCACATCCACGGCCTCTACCCGGTCGCCGAGGGCGGTGCCGGTCTGCGCAAGGCCCTCGACGAGATCCGGGCCAAGGCCAGCGCCGCCATCGAGGACGGCGCCAACCTGATCGTGCTGTCGGACCGTGAATCGGACGAGACCTACGCGCCGATCCCGTCGCTGCTGCTGACCGCGGCCGTGCACCACCACCTGGTGCGCGAGCGCAAGCGCACCCGTGCGGGCCTCATCGTCGAGTCCGGTGACTGCCGCGAGGTCCACCACGTCGCCACGCTCGTCGGTTTCGGTGCGGCAGCGGTCAATCCGTACATGGCCTTCGAGTCCATCGAGGACATGGTGGAGCGCGGCGTGCTCGGCGACATCGATTTCGCCACCGCGCGGAAGAACTACATCAAGGCCGCCGCCAAGGGCGTGCTCAAGGTGATGAGCAAGATGGGCATCTCGACCATCGCCTCGTACACCGGCGCACAGCTCTTCCAGGTCATCGGCCTCTCGCAGGAGACGGTCGACGAGTTCTTCACCGGGCTCAACAGCCAGCTCGACGGCATCGGTCTCGACGAGATCGCCGCCGATGTCGCCGTGCGACATGCCCTGGCCTTCTCCGAGCGTCCGTCCGAGCGCGCCCACCGCGAGCTCGAGGTCGGCGGCGAGTACCAGTGGCGCCGCGAGGGCGAGTACCACCTGTTCAACCCGGACACGGTGTTCAAGCTCCAGCACGCCACCCGGACCGGCCAGTACAAGGTCTTCAAGGAATACACCAAGCTGGTCGACGACCAGTCCGCGAAGATGGCGTCGCTGCGCGGCCTGTTCGACTTCAACTTCGGTGATCGCGATCCGATCCCGATCGAGAAGGTCGAGCCCGCAAGCGAGATCGTGAAGCGCTTCTCCACCGGTGCGATGAGCTTCGGCTCCATCTCCGCCGAGGCGCACGAGACCCTGGCGATCGCCATGAACCGTCTCGGCGGTCGTTCGAACTCCGGTGAGGGCGGCGAGGATCCGCGTCGTTTCCACCACGACGAGAACGGCGACTGGCGACGCAGTGCGATCAAGCAGGTCGCGTCGGGACGTTTCGGCGTCACCTCGCACTACCTGTCGAACTGCACCGACATCCAGATCAAGATGGCGCAGGGCGCCAAGCCCGGTGAGGGCGGCCAGCTCCCGCCGCACAAGGTGTACCCGTGGGTCGCCGAGGTCCGCGGTTCGACGCCGGGCGTCGGCCTCATCTCGCCGCCCCCGCACCACGACATCTACTCGATCGAGGATCTCGCCCAGCTGATCCACGACCTGAAGAACGCAAACCCCAAGGCGCGCATCCACGTGAAGCTCGTCAGCGAGGTCGGCGTGGGTACCGTCGCGGCCGGCGTCTCGAAGGCGCATGCCGACGTGGTGCTCATCTCGGGTCACGACGGCGGCACCGGCGCAACGCCGCTGACCTCGGTCAAGCATGCGGGTGCGCCGTGGGAGATCGGTCTGGCCGAGACGCAGCAGACCCTGCTGCTCAACGGTCTTCGCGATCGGATCGTCGTGCAGGTCGACGGACAGCTCAAGACCGGCCGCGACGTGGTCGTCGCCGCGCTGCTCGGTGGCGAGGAGTTCGGTTTCGCGACCGCGCCGCTGGTGGTCGCGGGCTGCGTGATGATGCGCGTCTGCCACCTCGACACCTGCCCGGTCGGTGTGGCCACCCAGAACCCGCTGCTGCGTGAGCGTTTCGCGGGCAAGCCGGAATTCGTGGAGAACTTCTTCATGTACATCGCCGAGGAGGTCCGGGAACTCCTGGCGCGCCTCGGTTTCCGCACCCTGCAGGACGCCGTCGGTCACGTCGAGGCCCTCGACACCACCAAGGCGCTGGCGCACTGGAAGTCGGAGAAGGCGGGCAAGCTCGACCTGTCGTCGATCCTGACCATGCCGGAATCGCCGTTCATGAACCAGGATCTGTACTGCTCGGGCGTGCAGGATCACGCGCTGGAGAAGGCGCTCGATCAGCAGCTGATCGCGCAGAGCCGCGAGGCGATCGATCACGGTACCCGCGTGTCGTTCACCTCGAAGATCACCAACGTGAACCGCACCGTGGGCACGATGCTGGGCCACGAGGTCACCAAGGCCTATGGCGCACAGGGTCTTCCCGACGGAACGATCATCGTCGACTTCACCGGTTCGGCCGGTAACAGCTTCGGTGCCTTCGTCCCCAAGGGCATCACGCTGCGCCTCGAGGGCGATGCCAACGACTTCGTCGGCAAGGGCCTGTCGGGCGGCCGCTTGGTGGTCCGGCCGGCGCGCAACGCACCGGCCGAGTTCGTCGCCGAGAACAACATCATCGCCGGCAACGTGATCGGCTTCGGTGCCACCTCGGGCAAGATCTTCCTGCGCGGCATCGTGGGCGAGCGCTTCTGCGTGCGTAACTCGGGTGTGACCGCCGTCGTCGAAGGCGTGGGCGATCACGGTTGTGAGTACATGACCGGTGGGCGGGTCGTCGTCCTCGGTGAGACCGGCCGCAACTTCGCGGCGGGTATGTCGGGCGGTATGGCGTTCGTGTACGACCCGGACAACAAGCTGGCCGACAACCTCAACACCGAGCTCGTCGATCTCGAGCCGCTCACCGACGAGGATGTCGAGTTCCTCGCCGCAGCCATCGACGAACACCGTGCCGAGACCGAATCACCCGTCGCCGCAGCGCTGCTCGACGATTGGGAAACCGCACAGACCAAGTTCGCCAAGGTCATGCCGCGCGACTACAAGCGCGTGCTGCTGGCCATCTCCGATGCGGAGAAGTCCGGGCGAGACGTGAACGAAGCGATCATGGAGGCCGCACGTGGCTGA
- a CDS encoding methyltransferase domain-containing protein: protein MSRNKQPSEVHPSDEVGIVLDNPRSYRRLRAALLLRRSRPLYRELATLTRARRGDDAADIGCGPGDLVAALADRVGPDGSVVGIDPSPEMIDHATAHALPNSRFERAAAQDLPLSDESVDVVTSTFVMHHIPQADRDAALAGMFRVLRPGGTVLLADAHPSGPILPILIRAMSRSAARHTSDGVAGHADPIDAIDIRRYIPDLTRQGFTSVEFRTVGSSTGALVGRKPGRAG, encoded by the coding sequence ATGTCCCGAAACAAACAACCGTCCGAAGTCCATCCCTCCGACGAGGTCGGCATCGTCCTCGACAATCCGCGCTCCTACCGGCGGCTGCGAGCGGCGCTGCTCCTACGACGCAGCCGACCGCTCTACCGCGAGCTGGCCACGCTGACGCGAGCGCGCCGTGGCGACGACGCCGCCGACATCGGGTGCGGGCCGGGAGACCTGGTCGCCGCGCTCGCCGACCGCGTCGGACCCGACGGCAGCGTCGTCGGCATCGACCCGTCCCCCGAGATGATCGACCACGCCACCGCACACGCCCTGCCCAACAGTCGCTTCGAACGGGCAGCGGCACAGGACCTTCCCCTGAGCGACGAGTCCGTCGACGTCGTGACCTCGACCTTCGTCATGCATCACATCCCGCAGGCCGACCGTGACGCCGCGTTGGCCGGCATGTTCCGGGTGCTGCGACCGGGTGGCACCGTGCTGCTCGCCGACGCCCACCCGAGCGGCCCGATCCTGCCGATCCTGATTCGGGCGATGTCGCGGTCGGCCGCTCGGCACACCTCGGACGGGGTCGCCGGCCACGCCGACCCGATCGACGCCATCGACATCAGGCGCTACATCCCGGACCTGACCCGCCAGGGCTTCACGTCGGTGGAGTTCCGCACCGTCGGGTCGTCGACCGGAGCCCTCGTCGGCCGTAAGCCCGGTCGCGCCGGATGA
- a CDS encoding sensor histidine kinase, whose amino-acid sequence MRNSDVEIAGLTVYLGFGEFADEPRIHRILVDHVLRGIRIQVLLRLFLALFVLLTVCLDPPDHATAFSVVTAVLYAAWCIAGAVVVRRHEAWMVRYSWIALPIDLLLLTILAVVAGMSNEVSWTTDALLTGFALVPMIAAISLQPRLCAIVVIATVVVYAVSNILARQSNGEPWSIIVLRVLVVSALAVGAILLSQLQRSRVTTIGSLAAERARLLDATMEIEERERRDLADNLHDGALQYLLAARQELATLRDSADPVTLNRVDGALRDSAQLLRSTLSELHPVVLEQAGLAVALTDLASSYGSRAGAPAISVDTAAWPSELRTSADSLLFAAARELLTNVLKHAEADTAEVTAEFDDGVARLVVVDDGVGLPEDVGVEELMRRRQAAGHIGLASRRVRIEGVGGTFSLATRPSGGTVAVVEVPAREV is encoded by the coding sequence ATACGCAACTCCGACGTCGAGATCGCCGGGCTGACCGTCTATCTCGGGTTCGGCGAGTTCGCCGACGAACCGCGGATCCATCGCATCCTCGTCGACCACGTGCTCCGCGGCATCCGCATCCAGGTTCTCCTGCGACTGTTCTTGGCGCTCTTCGTGCTCCTGACGGTCTGCCTCGATCCGCCCGACCATGCGACGGCGTTCAGCGTCGTCACCGCCGTTCTGTACGCGGCGTGGTGTATCGCCGGGGCCGTCGTGGTGCGGCGCCACGAGGCGTGGATGGTCCGCTACTCCTGGATCGCGTTGCCGATCGACCTACTGCTACTGACGATCCTGGCTGTCGTCGCGGGTATGTCCAACGAGGTCAGCTGGACCACCGACGCCCTGCTCACCGGATTCGCCCTGGTACCGATGATCGCGGCCATCTCGCTGCAGCCGCGCCTGTGCGCGATCGTCGTGATCGCGACCGTGGTGGTCTATGCCGTCTCCAACATCCTCGCCCGGCAGTCGAACGGCGAACCGTGGTCGATCATCGTGTTGCGCGTGCTCGTCGTGTCTGCCCTGGCCGTCGGTGCGATCCTGTTGTCGCAGTTGCAGCGTTCCCGCGTGACGACCATCGGATCGCTTGCCGCCGAACGTGCCCGGCTGCTCGACGCCACGATGGAGATCGAGGAACGCGAACGACGAGACCTCGCCGACAATCTGCACGACGGCGCTCTGCAGTATCTGCTCGCGGCTCGGCAAGAGCTTGCGACACTGCGTGATTCGGCCGATCCGGTGACACTGAACCGCGTCGACGGCGCCCTGCGCGATTCGGCACAGCTGCTCCGCTCGACGCTGAGCGAACTGCATCCGGTGGTCCTCGAACAAGCCGGGCTGGCCGTCGCCCTCACCGATCTCGCATCCTCGTACGGCAGCCGCGCAGGCGCTCCGGCGATCTCCGTGGACACCGCCGCCTGGCCGTCGGAGCTGCGCACCTCCGCCGACTCCCTGCTGTTCGCCGCGGCCCGGGAACTCCTCACCAACGTGCTCAAACACGCGGAAGCCGACACCGCGGAGGTCACCGCCGAGTTCGACGACGGGGTCGCGCGGCTGGTCGTCGTCGACGACGGCGTCGGACTGCCGGAGGACGTCGGGGTCGAGGAGCTGATGCGTCGACGACAGGCGGCCGGCCACATCGGGCTGGCGTCGCGGCGGGTCCGCATCGAGGGTGTCGGGGGCACGTTCTCGCTGGCCACGAGGCCCAGCGGCGGGACGGTTGCCGTCGTCGAGGTACCGGCGCGCGAGGTCTGA
- a CDS encoding TetR/AcrR family transcriptional regulator has product MVEHADRRVRRTRANLHRALIELMVERDYDRISVRDILDRADTGRSTFYAHFRDKDDLLLASSVEYLRDLFAVPLPPDAATPPDSDRLAPVYRLLVLAQQYPDVYRVLVGRSAGGVVLRSTRDVVERLLTDQMAGRLEVAEQDFAATIAFLSWGVVGMQAAIADSGGALTARHAYDVVAGLLSPADS; this is encoded by the coding sequence ATGGTCGAGCATGCGGATCGCCGGGTCCGGCGGACCAGGGCGAACCTGCATCGAGCGCTCATCGAGCTGATGGTCGAGCGCGACTACGACCGGATCAGCGTGCGCGACATCCTCGATCGGGCCGACACCGGACGGTCCACCTTCTACGCGCACTTCCGTGACAAGGACGATCTGCTCCTGGCGAGCAGCGTCGAATACCTCCGGGACCTCTTCGCGGTTCCGTTGCCCCCGGACGCGGCGACGCCGCCGGACAGCGATCGGCTGGCGCCGGTCTACCGACTTCTCGTACTAGCGCAGCAGTACCCCGACGTCTATCGGGTCCTCGTCGGCCGGTCGGCGGGCGGGGTGGTGCTGCGGTCCACGCGGGACGTCGTCGAGCGACTGCTGACCGATCAGATGGCCGGACGACTCGAGGTAGCCGAACAGGATTTTGCCGCGACCATCGCGTTCCTGTCCTGGGGCGTCGTCGGGATGCAGGCGGCCATTGCCGATTCCGGCGGCGCGCTGACCGCCCGGCATGCCTACGACGTCGTCGCGGGGCTGTTGTCGCCTGCCGATTCATAG
- a CDS encoding glutamate synthase subunit beta: MADPRGFLKHPERELPDRRPVELRLLDWKEVYTDFDKGHLKTQASRCMDCGIPFCHNGCPLGNLIPEWNDLVYKDQWRDGIERLHATNNFPEFTGRLCPAPCEASCVLGINQPPVTIKQVEVEIIDNAFDNGWVTPVLPSEKTGKSVAVVGSGPAGLAAAQQLTRAGHDVTLFERADRIGGLLRYGIPEFKMEKRHIDRRLAQMEAEGTVFRTGVNVGVDITVEQLRADFDAVILANGSTIGRDLPIPGRELDGIHQAMEFLPQANRIQLGDTVEGQISAKGKKVIIIGGGDTGADCLGTSLRQGAEIVHQFEIMPKPPIERAESTPWPTYPLMYRVSSAHEEGGERVFSVNTEQFIGENGKVTGLKAHEVVMRDGRFEKVEGTDFELEADLVLLAMGFVGPEREDLLDKMGVEYDPRGNVKRDNDFAAIGQPGVFVAGDAGRGQSLIVWAIAEGRSAAAAADKFLTGASDLPAPIVPTQVAQR, from the coding sequence GTGGCTGATCCCAGAGGATTCCTCAAGCACCCCGAGCGGGAGCTGCCCGACCGTCGTCCGGTCGAACTGCGACTGCTGGACTGGAAAGAGGTCTACACCGACTTCGACAAGGGGCACCTGAAGACGCAGGCCAGCCGCTGCATGGACTGCGGTATCCCGTTCTGCCACAACGGCTGCCCGCTGGGGAACCTGATCCCCGAGTGGAACGACCTGGTCTACAAGGACCAGTGGCGCGACGGGATCGAGCGGCTGCACGCGACCAACAACTTCCCGGAGTTCACGGGTCGCCTGTGCCCGGCGCCGTGCGAGGCGTCGTGCGTGCTCGGGATCAACCAGCCGCCGGTGACCATCAAGCAGGTCGAGGTCGAGATCATCGACAACGCCTTCGACAACGGCTGGGTCACCCCGGTTCTGCCCTCGGAGAAGACCGGCAAGTCGGTGGCCGTCGTCGGTTCGGGTCCCGCCGGACTCGCTGCCGCACAGCAGCTCACGCGTGCCGGTCACGACGTGACGCTGTTCGAGCGGGCCGATCGCATCGGCGGTCTGCTGCGCTACGGCATCCCCGAGTTCAAGATGGAGAAGCGCCACATCGACCGCCGCCTGGCGCAGATGGAGGCCGAGGGCACCGTCTTCCGCACCGGCGTCAACGTAGGCGTCGACATCACCGTCGAGCAGCTCCGTGCCGACTTCGACGCGGTCATCCTCGCCAACGGTTCGACCATCGGCCGTGACCTGCCGATCCCGGGCCGCGAGCTCGACGGCATCCACCAGGCGATGGAGTTCTTGCCGCAGGCCAACCGGATCCAGCTCGGCGACACCGTCGAAGGGCAGATCTCGGCGAAGGGCAAGAAGGTCATCATCATCGGCGGCGGCGACACCGGCGCCGACTGCCTGGGCACCTCGCTGCGCCAGGGCGCCGAGATCGTCCACCAGTTCGAGATCATGCCCAAGCCGCCGATCGAGCGCGCCGAGTCGACCCCGTGGCCGACCTACCCGCTGATGTACCGCGTCTCGTCGGCCCACGAAGAGGGCGGCGAGCGGGTCTTCTCGGTCAACACCGAGCAGTTCATCGGCGAGAACGGCAAGGTCACCGGTCTGAAGGCGCACGAGGTCGTCATGCGTGACGGACGCTTCGAGAAGGTCGAGGGCACGGACTTCGAGCTCGAGGCCGATCTGGTCCTGCTGGCCATGGGCTTCGTCGGACCGGAGCGCGAGGACCTGCTCGACAAGATGGGCGTCGAGTACGACCCCCGCGGGAACGTCAAGCGCGACAACGACTTCGCTGCCATCGGCCAGCCGGGCGTGTTCGTCGCCGGCGACGCCGGCCGCGGTCAGTCGCTGATCGTGTGGGCGATCGCCGAGGGTCGTTCGGCCGCTGCGGCCGCCGACAAGTTCCTCACCGGGGCGTCGGATCTGCCGGCTCCGATCGTGCCGACCCAGGTCGCCCAGCGCTGA
- a CDS encoding SRPBCC family protein: MVEVSRTFIVEQPIDTVVAYMRDFANAVDWDPGTQRCEQIGTDPIELGTRWHNESHLYGISTSLTYELTRDDPDHLVFTGTNKTATSVDDLSFRADGPSRTSMTYRAHVTFNGLARLADPLAQLAFNRLADSVPRQISTVLNRL, encoded by the coding sequence GTGGTCGAGGTGTCGCGAACCTTCATCGTCGAGCAACCGATCGACACGGTCGTCGCATACATGCGGGACTTCGCCAACGCCGTCGACTGGGATCCCGGCACCCAGCGATGCGAGCAGATCGGGACCGATCCCATCGAGCTCGGCACACGATGGCACAACGAGTCGCATCTCTACGGCATCTCGACGAGCCTCACTTACGAGCTGACCCGCGACGACCCCGACCACCTCGTGTTCACCGGGACCAACAAGACGGCGACCAGCGTCGACGATCTGTCCTTCCGCGCCGACGGCCCGTCGCGGACCTCGATGACCTACCGCGCGCACGTCACGTTCAACGGACTCGCGCGTCTCGCCGACCCGCTCGCGCAACTTGCGTTCAACCGCCTCGCCGACTCGGTGCCGCGTCAGATTTCGACGGTGCTCAATCGGCTGTAG
- a CDS encoding response regulator — protein sequence MDELVTAVVVDDHPFFRDGVSRGLTKSGRVRVVGEAADGAAGLELIRRENPDVAVVDHQMPGMTGVELAHAVTRDKLPTRVLLLSAVTDGPIVFRALQEGAAGYLSKDADRDEIVGAVTRIARGDTVVPPALASGLAGEIRAQTQRDAPALSERERQILAGFARGQSIPQVAAELYIGASTVKTHTQRLYEKLGVSDRAAAVAEAMRRGLLE from the coding sequence GTGGACGAACTCGTCACCGCGGTCGTCGTCGACGATCACCCGTTCTTCCGGGACGGGGTGTCGCGGGGTCTGACGAAGAGTGGCCGGGTGCGGGTGGTCGGCGAGGCCGCGGACGGCGCCGCCGGCCTCGAACTCATCCGACGGGAGAATCCGGACGTCGCCGTCGTCGACCATCAGATGCCCGGGATGACGGGTGTGGAGCTGGCACATGCGGTCACCCGTGACAAGCTGCCGACGCGCGTGCTCCTGCTGTCCGCGGTCACCGACGGGCCGATCGTGTTCCGGGCGTTGCAGGAAGGCGCCGCCGGTTATCTGTCGAAGGACGCCGACCGCGACGAGATCGTAGGCGCGGTGACCCGGATCGCCCGAGGAGACACGGTGGTGCCCCCGGCGCTCGCGTCCGGTCTCGCCGGTGAGATCCGCGCCCAGACTCAGCGCGACGCGCCGGCCCTCAGCGAGCGCGAGCGCCAGATACTCGCCGGGTTCGCTCGGGGACAATCGATTCCGCAGGTCGCCGCCGAGCTGTACATCGGCGCCTCGACCGTCAAGACCCACACCCAGCGTCTGTACGAGAAGCTCGGGGTCTCGGACCGCGCAGCCGCGGTGGCCGAGGCGATGCGTCGTGGCCTTCTCGAGTAG
- a CDS encoding cutinase family protein: MRRILAIMCTLLCAVLGGFGLTTPRADAAPAGCPKVYVLAVPGTWANGVSPGILSSVTSGLGPETKVQYVGYDATAFPWEKAIYGKSKAQAVANTRGLALQMLQRCPGTRIALVGYSQGADAAGDLASEIGTGRAAIRPGQVAGVVLISDPRRSHKDNVVGPPLRGEGSGGPRLDGMGWVLPRAFTLCEPSDMYCNTPRDFYITRIAGYLAETSDPTPSQILQYQAEAAVIVRELLTLGGPGAIVQELGNKRAREQIISFNKFLQSGSHGTYGDFQVKPGVSAVTWANRYLAGLA; this comes from the coding sequence ATGCGTCGAATCCTCGCCATCATGTGCACTCTGTTGTGTGCGGTCTTGGGAGGGTTCGGGCTCACGACGCCGCGCGCGGACGCGGCGCCGGCCGGTTGCCCGAAGGTCTACGTCCTCGCCGTCCCCGGAACCTGGGCCAACGGTGTGAGTCCCGGCATCCTGAGCAGCGTCACCTCCGGGCTGGGACCGGAGACGAAGGTCCAGTACGTCGGCTACGACGCGACCGCGTTCCCGTGGGAGAAGGCGATCTACGGGAAGTCGAAGGCACAGGCCGTGGCCAACACCCGTGGCCTGGCACTGCAGATGCTGCAGCGTTGCCCCGGCACGCGGATCGCACTGGTGGGTTACAGCCAGGGCGCCGACGCGGCGGGCGACCTCGCGTCGGAGATCGGGACCGGTCGCGCGGCGATCCGGCCCGGCCAGGTCGCGGGCGTCGTGCTGATCTCCGATCCGCGACGCTCCCACAAGGACAACGTCGTCGGTCCGCCCCTGCGCGGTGAGGGCAGCGGCGGACCCCGCCTCGACGGTATGGGCTGGGTGCTGCCCCGGGCCTTCACGCTCTGCGAGCCGTCGGACATGTACTGCAACACGCCCCGGGACTTCTACATCACCCGCATCGCCGGCTACCTCGCCGAGACCAGCGATCCGACGCCCAGTCAGATCCTCCAGTACCAGGCCGAGGCTGCCGTGATCGTGCGTGAGCTGCTCACGCTCGGCGGTCCCGGCGCGATCGTGCAGGAACTCGGCAACAAGCGGGCCCGCGAGCAGATCATCTCGTTCAACAAGTTCCTGCAGTCCGGATCGCACGGCACCTACGGCGATTTCCAGGTCAAGCCCGGCGTCAGCGCCGTCACCTGGGCCAACCGCTATCTCGCCGGCCTGGCCTGA